In Mytilus edulis chromosome 6, xbMytEdul2.2, whole genome shotgun sequence, the following proteins share a genomic window:
- the LOC139527584 gene encoding uncharacterized protein yields the protein MSKPNKEKENFARINRLLQRTATPAVRHEFDQEFQPSVLKSTLNKCKSRNKLEQLRKQRVINHYQWTLLFPHNNAPSSLDFDLTLMICLLKNLTEDYGSDKFPAETDRSKDACLFRLKHYRNTVVHSKGFTLSDKDFKKYWEHITDAICKLGGENYRETCIQLKSSPLDDNEKDLQLEIKMITQSIREPDKEEYFYWMEDTDRYFPNLPAIKIITEAFDKCKHHFVVVSGKPGTGKTALARFVALHLNKNNDCYIVPANNPDIIKKHLEIKFQTNITTHKLKIKKMPVATDHRGKKKQNMKNEPATEKKQNKPEKHVKVLALDESHGIQTNHTKTIFVIDDFLGRHTVNKRVTNVWKLLFYEHYFCPSNNTDSVYILVTCREEFRKSDQYKSLKILYQFSEYNVSRELRETIDQKLDIASCHMNPETTQLLFAETNIQMVDKFHTLCLLYSQLHHTTENMNFFTDPNSMFEQEFEEIRTLSEPCYIGLALLTIFDGKLSKPLSDQNIENLVRELFVECKLSKKDMKLYHIQQELDKVVGRYIVDEVVSYSMVHPELYDILLIYFIKKIPVSLIAFGSNDFIQTWVKLEGFTEDPSNLASNYAELYFNRLITDIKHAEFENAFRNMQIANSTYEKELIDHVKKSEEVLQILASSCLPLILSVENDFSEFLDLILKEREKLGLSREIVIVRQDDFDVIDYDDRELLKLELSNNDEEIILMFACLCGSVRVVKLLLRLGYYINYQNYMQKAPIHLACLRGKEDVVKVLLGIQFAVKEDDGSHKSLETDCDIDIQDVNGLTALHIACKMGHINIVNLLLKKWKCSLSDTDEQGRIALFAEDKFSVTDNQGRNALHLAFVNGSEDIIKMLFQAISLANTTDPGQHAAESHEKMPLCNLMNTQDKYGKTFLFTACENDNNNCVEFLLKYGCCNINLCNDRNETPVFRACQYDNTGLVDILVKYKADVNIKDITGRTPLHVSIENKNENMVNSILNNKNCEVNAINHEDDDDSCISYSALHFAIFRKNINIVKILLNAECNNKCDINLTHLDRKTPLMTAVSTGSTDIAELLIKSDCDLNRYDSNGRKAFHIACENNYNGDIIALFLELKEDFDVNDVDSVLYRTGLHHAVTGNNIKGVKLLMKKKININMQDKYLETAIHHAYRCSKFEIVRELLKNQECDINLLDNTGRNLLHIACTNNDISMVRTLLRKNCAINARDELDRTPLHMTMSSNYMDIFTILVKKGDLYVKNLNGQTVLHIACREQRMGAVKLILQNACDVNIQDNSGKTALHIAAEGDDPSIVRELLKIKNKLDLCDTSGKTARYYARENCNKEIDKTFKQFMGETGDENK from the exons ATGTCGAAACCAAATAAAGAAAAAGAGAACTTTGCACGAATTAATAGACTTCTACAAAGAACTGCAACTCCAGCAGTTAGACATGAGTTTGATCAAGAGTTTCAACCCAGTGTATTAAAATCAACCCTGAACAAATGCAAAAGTCGCAATAAATTAGAACAATTGAGAAAACAAAGAGTCATCAACCATTACCAATGGACTTTGTTATTTCCTCATAATA atgcACCGTCATCATTAGACTTTGATCTTACTTTAATGATATGTCTGTTGAAAAACTTAACCGAAGACTATGGATCAGATAAATTTCCTGCGGAAACCGACAGAAGTAAAGATGCATGTCTATTCAGATTGAAACACTATCGAAATACCGTAGTACATAGTAAGGGATTCACTTTGTCTGACAAGGACTTCAAGAAATACTGGGAACATATCACTGAT GCGATTTGTAAACTTGGTGGTGAAAACTATAGAGAGACGTGTATACAACTCAAAAGCAGTCCTTTGGACGACAACGAAAAAGACTTACAGTTAGAAATTAAAATGATTACGCAAAGTATCCGAG AACCAGACAaggaggaatatttttattggatGGAAGATACAGATAGATATTTTCCTAATTTGCCAGCTATCAAAATCATCACAGAAGCGTTTGATAAATGTAAACACCACTTTGTAGTCGTATCGGGAAAACCCGGAACAGGAAAAACAGCTCTTGCACGTTTTGTTGCTTTGCACCTTAACAAAAACAACGATTGTTATATTGTTCCTGCAAACAACCCAGACATTATAAAAAAACACCTAGAAATAAAATTTCAGACAAATATTACAAcacataaacttaaaataaaaaagatgccAGTGGCAACTGATCATCgcggaaagaaaaaacaaaacatgaaaaatgaaCCTGCCAcggagaaaaaacaaaacaaaccagaAAAACATGTTAAGGTCCTTGCACTTGATGAATCGCATGGTATACAAACTAATCAtactaaaacaatatttgtaattGATGATTTTCTCGGGAGACATACCGTTAACAAACGAGTTACAAATGTATGGAAGCTATTATTCTATGAACATTATTTCTGCCCAAGCAATAATACTGATTCTGTATATATTCTGGTAACATGTAGAGAAGAGTTTAGGAAGTCTGATCAGTACAAATCATTGAAAATACTTTATCAGTTTTCTGAATATAACGTATCCAGGGAGTTGCGGGAAACGATAGATCAAAAGCTAGATATTGCGTCATGTCACATGAACCCAGAAACAACTCAATTATTGTTTGCTGAAACGAATATTCAGATGGTAGACAAATTTCATACTCTTTGTCTTTTATACTCACAGCTACATCACACCACCGAAAATATGAATTTCTTTACGGATCCAAATTCTATGTTCGAACAGGAATTTGAAGAAATACGAACACTCAGTGAACCATGTTATATTGGTCTTGCCCTTCTTACTATATTTGATGGAAAATTGAGCAAACCACTgtctgatcaaaatattgaaaatttagtGAGGGAATTGTTTGTAGAATGTAAATTATCAAAGAAAGATATGAAGTTATATCATATACAACAAGAGCTTGATAAAGTTGTTGGGAGATATATTGTAGACGAAGTAGTATCATATTCTATGGTTCATCCTGAACTTTATGATATTCTACTAAtctattttataaagaaaattccaGTATCCCTAATTGCTTTCGGTAGTAATGATTTCATACAAACTTGGGTAAAACTTGAAGGATTCACAGAAGATCCCTCAAATTTAGCCTCGAACTATGCAGAATTATATTTTAATCGATTGATTACAGATATCAAACATGCAGAATTTGAAAATGCGTTTCGAAATATGCAGATAGCAAACAGCACGTATGAAAAAGAATTGATCGATCATGTAAAAAAGTCTGAAGAAGTTCTACAGATATTAGCTTCTAGCTGCTTGCCATTGATTTTGTCCGTAGAGAATGATTTCAGTGAGTTCTTAGACCTTATCTTAAAAGAGCGCGAGAAATTGGGGTTGTCCCGAGAAATAGTGATTGTAAGACAGGATGATTTTGACGTCATCGATTATGATGATCGAGAATTGTTGAAATTAGAATTATCGAATAATGACGAGGAGATTATTTTAATGTTTGCATGTTTATGCGGAAGCGTACGTGTCGTTAAACTTCTTCTTCGCCTCGGATAttatataaattatcaaaattatatgcAAAAAGCACCCATACATCTAGCATGTTTACGTGGAAAAGAAGACGTTGTCAAAGTACTGCTAGGCATACAATTCGCAGTGAAAGAGGATGACGGCAGTCACAAATCGCTCGAAACCGACTGCGATATTGATATTCAGGATGTTAATGGTCTAACAGCActtcatatcgcttgtaaaatgGGTCATATAAATATCGTCAATCTATTATTAAAAAAGTGGAAATGTTCGTTAAGCGATACAGACGAACAAGGCAGAATCGCGTTATTCGCAGAGGATAAATTTAGCGTAACAGACAACCAGGGTAGAAATGCATTGCATTTAGCATTCGTAAACGGTTCAGAGGACATAATCAAAATGCTGTTTCAAGCAATTTCATTAGCTAACACTACTGATCCGGGTCAACATGCTGCTGAAAGTCATGAAAAAATGCCTCTATGTAATCTGATGAACACACAAGACAAATATGGAAAGACATTTCTTTTTACAGCCTGTGAAAACGAcaataataattgtgttgaattTCTACTGAAATACGGATGTTGCAATATTAACCTTTGTAATGATCGTAATGAAACACCGGTCTTTCGTGCCTGTCAATATGATAATACAGGACTCGTAGACATTCTGGTAAAATATAAGGCAGATGTTAATATCAAAGACATAACTGGTAGAACGCCATTACATGTTTCcatagaaaacaaaaatgaaaacatggTGAACAGTATATTGAATAATAAGAACTGCGAAGTGAATGCTATAAATCATGAAGATGATGATGACTCTTGCATATCTTATTCTGCTCTACATTTTGCCATTTTTAGAAAAAACATTAACATTGTCAAAATCCTACTAAATGCAGAGTGCAATAATAAGTGTGACATAAATTTAACTCATTTAGACCGTAAAACACCATTAATGACAGCAGTTTCAACTGGCTCTACAGATATTGCCGAACTTTTAATTAAAAGCGATTGCGATTTGAATAGATATGATAGCAATGGCAGAAAAGCCTTTCATATTGCATGTGAAAACAATTACAATGGAGATATAATCGCACTTTTTTTAGAACTAAAAGAAGACTTTGACGTGAATGATGTAGACAGTGTATTATATCGAACCGGTCTACATCACGCGGTGACTGGCAACAATATAAAAGGTGTTAaacttttgatgaaaaaaaaaatcaacattaatatGCAGGATAAATACTTAGAAACAGCAATACACCATGCATATCGGTGTAGCAAATTCGAAATAGTAAGGGAACTTTTAAAAAACCAGGAATGCGATATAAACCTGCTTGATAACACGGGGAGGAATTTATTGCATATTGCATGTACTAATAATGACATTTCAATGGTGCGAACCTTATTGAGGAAAAACTGCGCAATTAATGCTCGAGACGAATTAGACAGAACACCATTGCATATGACCATGAGCTCAAATTATATGGATATATTTACCATACTAGTCAAGAAAGGAGATCTTTATGTTAAAAACTTGAATGGTCAGACTGTGCTTCATATTGCATGCCGGGAGCAACGCATGGGTGCAGTAAAACTTATATTACAGAATGCATGCGAtgttaatattcaagataactcGGGTAAAACGGCGTTGCATATAGCAGCCGAAGGAGACGATCCTTCTATTGTAAgagaattattaaaaataaagaacaaattaGACCTCTGCGATACCAGTGGAAAGACAGCACGTTATTATGCGCGGGAAAATTGCAACAAAGAAattgacaaaacatttaagcAATTTATGGGAGAAACTGGAGATGAaaacaaataa